The Ziziphus jujuba cultivar Dongzao chromosome 7, ASM3175591v1 genome includes a region encoding these proteins:
- the LOC107423452 gene encoding mannan endo-1,4-beta-mannosidase 1, with the protein MTFFREISYLLVLLLFVPLVCEAEVPRISGFVETRDNEFFINGSGRFLFNGFNSYWMMTIAADPNQRYKITNVFREASATGLTVCRTWAFADGGYGALQIAPGIYNEDVFQALDFVIAEANKYAVRLIMSLVNEWKDYGGKHQYVEWAKINGANISSDDDFYTNPLTKTYYKNHVKRVLTRVNSITRIAYKDDPTIMAWELMNEPRDQVDYTGKTVTAWTQEMASYAKSLDSKHLVEIGTEGFYGSSTPERLEFNPGNYQYGTDFITINQIKDIDFTTIHAYPDMWFPGENESEQVAFAQRWLFSHWLDSNSILKKPLAITEFGKSKKQPGYTVTMRDSYLNTIFTDIYDLASNYGGMAGSCVWQVLSENMQNYNDGYGIVLSQDTLTRDVLFQQSKSMRSLEHKFVDQHGPNY; encoded by the exons ATGACATTTTTTCGCGAAATCAGCTACCTTTTAGTGCTACTTCTTTTTGTACCTCTAGTTTGTGAAGCTGAAGTTCCACGAATTTCAGGATTTGTTGAGACCAGAGATAACGAATTCTTCATTAATGGCTCCGGACGATTCCTCTTTAACGGGTTCAACTCGTATTGGATGATGACTATAGCAGCGGATCCAAATCAAAGGTATAAAATCACCAATGTCTTTCGTGAGGCCTCGGCTACCGGACTCACTGTATGTCGCACTTGGGCTTTTGCTGATGGAGGTTACGGAGCTCTACAAATAGCTCCTGGAATTTACAATGAGGACGTTTTTCAG GCACTCGATTTTGTGATAGCGGAGGCGAATAAGTATGCAGTCCGTTTAATAATGAGTTTGGTTAACGAGTGGAAAGACTATGGAGGAAAGCATCAGTACGTGGAATGGGCCAAAATTAACGGAGCGAATATAAGCAGCGATGATGATTTTTATACCAATCCACTTACAAAGACTTACTACAAGAACCACGTCAag AGAGTGCTAACAAGGGTCAACTCAATCACACGGATAGCTTACAAAGATGACCCGACGATCATGGCTTGGGAACTGATGAATGAGCCTCGCGACCAAGTTGATTACACCGGAAAGACCGTCACC GCATGGACTCAAGAAATGGCATCCTATGCGAAATCCCTTGACAGCAAACACTTGGTGGAAATAGGCACGGAAGGTTTCTATGGTAGCTCAACTCCAGAAAGATTGGAGTTCAATCCTGGTAATTACCAATATGGCACAGATTTCATCACCATTAATCAGATTAAAGACATTGATTTTACAACGATACATGCATATCCGGATATGTG GTTTCCTGGAGAGAACGAATCAGAACAAGTGGCATTTGCGCAAAGGTGGCTGTTCAGTCATTGGCTTGACTCGAATTCCATTTTGAAGAAGCCTCTGGCAATCACTGAATTTGGAAAATCAAAGAAACAACCAGGTTACACTGTAACAATGAGGGATTCTTACCTGAATACAATTTTTACCGACATTTACGACTTGGCTAGCAACTATGGGGGGATGGCTGGAAGCTGTGTTTGGCAAGTTCTTTCAgaaaatatgcaaaattataacgATGGATACGGAATCGTTTTATCCCAAGATACATTGACCAGGGATGTCCTTTTTCAACAGTCCAAAAGCATGAGGTCTCTTGAACACAAGTTCGTTGACCAACATGGACCAAATTATTGA
- the LOC107423462 gene encoding SCY1-like protein 2 B isoform X1, producing the protein MSLNMKTLTQALAKTAAVIEKTVQTTVQEVTGPKALQDYELLDQIGSAGPGLAWKLYSAKAARESSRAHQYPTVCVWVLDKKALSEARARAGLSKAAEDSFLEIIRADASRLVRLRHPGVVHVVQALDENKNAMAMVTEPLSSSVANAVGNVENIAKVPKELKGMEMGLLEVKHGLLQIAETLDFLHNNARLIHRALSPENVLITSSGAWKLGGFGFAISVDSNSGDMANVQAFHYAEYDVEDSILPLQPSLNYVAPELVRSKASSVGCSSDIFSFGCLAYHLIARKSLFDCHNNVKMYMNTLNYLSSEAFSSIPPELVPDLHRMISTNESFRPTAMDFTGSSFFRDDTRLRALRFLDHMLERDNMQKSEFLKALSDMWKDFDSRVLRYKVLPPLCAELRNLVMQPMILPMVLTIAESQDKNDFELSTLPALVPVLSTAVGETLLLLVKHAELIINKTSLEHLIAHVLPMIVRAYDDNDARIQEEVLRKSVVLAKQLDVQLVKQAILPRVHGLALKTTVAAVRVNALLCLGELVHSLDKHAVLDILQTINRCTAVDRSPPTLMCTLGVANSILKQYGVEFAAEHVLPLLTPLLTSQQLNVQQFAKYMLFVKDILRKIEEKRGVTVTDCGGSEVKPSVAVNGIQSHASSKMSTSTTKSNPAWDEDWGLITKQPAASLQNSSNDIPIFTQLSLSNQPIQVTSSQSQSLPIPGVSNQQTAVSCPPVDIEWPPRASSGALPQFGDAEKQFNTGSSSTSTFDDIDPFANWPPRSSGSASGVGTSNNGTIGLSATKYGSSSIPNTSNSMNFQSYNNSSWAFDTQSSIQNQGNSLTSGSLGSGSLNPQSSLGFLKQNQGTAASSNYDDKKPTDLGSIFASSKNEQGAPRLAPPPSTTVGRGRGRGRGTSRSSQVKPPSSEQPPLLDLL; encoded by the exons ATGTCTCTGAACATGAAAACCCTAACTCAGGCCCTGGCCAAGACTGCTGCTGTCATAGAGAAAACCGTACAGACGACGGTGCAGGAGGTCACCGGTCCCAAGGCCCTCCAGGACTACGAACTCCTCGATCAGATCGGTTCTGCTGGGCCCGGACTCGCCTGGAAACTATATTCGGCCAAGGCAGCGCGTGAATCCTCGCGCGCCCACCAGTACCCGACCGTATGCGTCTGGGTGCTGGACAAGAAGGCGCTCTCGGAGGCACGAGCGAGAGCGGGGCTGTCTAAGGCGGCAGAAGATTCGTTTTTGGAGATCATTCGTGCTGATGCGTCTCGGCTCGTAAGGTTGAGGCATCCGGGTGTGGTCCACGTGGTGCAGGCGTTGGATGAGAACAAGAATGCTATGGCAATGGTGACTGAACCATTGTCCTCATCTGTGGCTAATGCAGTTGGGAATGTGGAGAATATCGCCAAGGTGCCTAAGGAGCTCAAGGGTATG GAAATGGGATTGTTGGAGGTGAAGCATGGTTTGCTCCAGATAGCAGAAACCTTGGACTTTCTTCATAATAACGCGCGACTTATACATCGGGCCTTATCACCTGAA AATGTTCTTATTACGTCAAGTGGAGCTTGGAAGCTTGGGGGATTTGGTTTTGCAATCTCAGTGGATTCCAATTCAGGCGATATGGCCAATGTCCAAGCTTTCCATTATGCC GAATATGATGTTGAGGATTCTATATTGCCTCTTCAGCCATCATTGAATTACGTTGCTCCTGAACTTGTTAGGAGCAAAGCGTCTTCAGTTGGATGTTCTTCTGATATATTCAGTTTTGGATGCCTTGCCTACCACTTGATTGCTCGCAAGTCTTTATTTGATTGCCACAACAATGTCAAGATG TACATGAACACCTTAAATTATTTATCCAGTGAAGCCTTCTCCTCTATTCCACCGGAATTGGTTCCTGACTTGCACAGGATGATCTCTACAAATGAGTCTTTTAGGCCAACTGCAATGGATTTTACAG GTTCCTCTTTTTTCCGGGATGATACGAGGTTGCGTGCTCTTCGCTTCCTCGACCACATGCTT GAAAGAGATAACATGCAGAAGTCTGAGTTCTTGAAAGCATTATCTGATATGTGGAAAGATTTTGATTCCCGTGTATTGCGTTATAAG GTGCTTCCACCACTTTGTGCAGAACTTAGGAATTTGGTAATGCAACCAATGATATTGCCCATGGTTCTTACAATAGCAGAGTCCCAG GACAAAAATGATTTTGAGCTATCTACTTTACCTGCTCTTGTCCCTGTCTTGAGTACTGCTGTGGGTGAGACACTTTTGCTGCTTGTAAAGCATGCAGAACTTATAATAAACAAG ACAAGTCTGGAGCACTTGATAGCTCATGTCCTGCCCATGATTGTTCGGGcttatgatgataatgatgctCGCATTCAGGAGGAAGTTTTGAGAAAATCTGTTGTCCTTGCTAAGCAATTAGATGTTCAG CTAGTGAAACAAGCAATATTGCCTCGTGTACATGGCCTGGCTCTTAAGACAACTGTTGCTGCA GTAAGAGTCAATGCATTATTATGTTTGGGAGAATTGGTTCACAGTCTTGATAAACATGCTGTTCTCGATATCCTACAAACAATTAATCGTTGTACTGCAGTTGACCGTTCTCCTCCTACCCTTATGTGCACCCTTGGGGTTGCGAACTCAATCCTTAAGCAG TATGGAGTAGAATTTGCTGCAGAGCATGTCCTTCCACTGCTCACACCTCTTCTCACCTCCCAGCAACTAAACGTTCAGCAGTTTGCCAAATATATGCTCTTTGTCAAGGATATCTTGAG GAAGATAGAAGAAAAACGTGGAGTTACTGTTACAGATTGTGGAGGCTCAGAGGTAAAACCATCTGTTGCTGTCAATGGGATCCAGTCCCATGCCTCAAGCAAAATGAGCACTTCTACAACAAAGAGTAATCCAGCATGGGATGAAGATTGGGGTCTGATTACAAAGCAACCTGCTGCTTCCCTCCAAAATTCTTCGAACGATATTCCCATTTTCACTCAACTTAGTCTTAGCAACCAACCTATTCAAGTGACTTCTTCACAATCACAATCTTTGCCTATACCTGGAGTATCTAATCAGCAAACAGCAGTATCGTGCCCTCCAGTTGATATAGAATGGCCTCCTCGGGCATCTTCTGGAGCTCTGCCTCAATTTGGTGATGCTGAGAAGCAATTTAACACAGGATCATCATCTACTTCAACTTTTGATGACATAGATCCTTTTGCTAACTGGCCCCCAAGGTCTAGTGGCTCAGCAAGTGGTGTTGGGACTTCAAACAATGGCACAATAGGATTGTCTGCAACCAAATATGGGTCCAGCTCAATCCCAAATACATCAAACAGTATGAATTTTCAAAGCTACAACAATAGTAGTTGGGCCTTCGACACACAAAGTTCTATACAGAATCAAGGGAATTCCTTGACAAGCGGTAGTTTGGGTAGTGGGAGTCTTAATCCTCAGAGCTCCCTTGGGTTCTTGAAACAGAACCAGGGAACAGCGGCATCTAGTAATTACGATGATAAGAAACCAACGGACCTAGGATCCATATTTGCTTCCAGCAAGAATGAGCAGGGTGCACCTAGACTTGCTCCACCCCCATCAACTACTGTGGGTAGAGGTCGAGGAAGAGGAAGGGGGACTTCTCGGTCTAGTCAAGTCAAACCACCATCGTCTGAACAGCCACCACTTTTAGATCTGCTATAA
- the LOC107423462 gene encoding SCY1-like protein 2 A isoform X2, which yields MGLLEVKHGLLQIAETLDFLHNNARLIHRALSPENVLITSSGAWKLGGFGFAISVDSNSGDMANVQAFHYAEYDVEDSILPLQPSLNYVAPELVRSKASSVGCSSDIFSFGCLAYHLIARKSLFDCHNNVKMYMNTLNYLSSEAFSSIPPELVPDLHRMISTNESFRPTAMDFTGSSFFRDDTRLRALRFLDHMLERDNMQKSEFLKALSDMWKDFDSRVLRYKVLPPLCAELRNLVMQPMILPMVLTIAESQDKNDFELSTLPALVPVLSTAVGETLLLLVKHAELIINKTSLEHLIAHVLPMIVRAYDDNDARIQEEVLRKSVVLAKQLDVQLVKQAILPRVHGLALKTTVAAVRVNALLCLGELVHSLDKHAVLDILQTINRCTAVDRSPPTLMCTLGVANSILKQYGVEFAAEHVLPLLTPLLTSQQLNVQQFAKYMLFVKDILRKIEEKRGVTVTDCGGSEVKPSVAVNGIQSHASSKMSTSTTKSNPAWDEDWGLITKQPAASLQNSSNDIPIFTQLSLSNQPIQVTSSQSQSLPIPGVSNQQTAVSCPPVDIEWPPRASSGALPQFGDAEKQFNTGSSSTSTFDDIDPFANWPPRSSGSASGVGTSNNGTIGLSATKYGSSSIPNTSNSMNFQSYNNSSWAFDTQSSIQNQGNSLTSGSLGSGSLNPQSSLGFLKQNQGTAASSNYDDKKPTDLGSIFASSKNEQGAPRLAPPPSTTVGRGRGRGRGTSRSSQVKPPSSEQPPLLDLL from the exons ATGGGATTGTTGGAGGTGAAGCATGGTTTGCTCCAGATAGCAGAAACCTTGGACTTTCTTCATAATAACGCGCGACTTATACATCGGGCCTTATCACCTGAA AATGTTCTTATTACGTCAAGTGGAGCTTGGAAGCTTGGGGGATTTGGTTTTGCAATCTCAGTGGATTCCAATTCAGGCGATATGGCCAATGTCCAAGCTTTCCATTATGCC GAATATGATGTTGAGGATTCTATATTGCCTCTTCAGCCATCATTGAATTACGTTGCTCCTGAACTTGTTAGGAGCAAAGCGTCTTCAGTTGGATGTTCTTCTGATATATTCAGTTTTGGATGCCTTGCCTACCACTTGATTGCTCGCAAGTCTTTATTTGATTGCCACAACAATGTCAAGATG TACATGAACACCTTAAATTATTTATCCAGTGAAGCCTTCTCCTCTATTCCACCGGAATTGGTTCCTGACTTGCACAGGATGATCTCTACAAATGAGTCTTTTAGGCCAACTGCAATGGATTTTACAG GTTCCTCTTTTTTCCGGGATGATACGAGGTTGCGTGCTCTTCGCTTCCTCGACCACATGCTT GAAAGAGATAACATGCAGAAGTCTGAGTTCTTGAAAGCATTATCTGATATGTGGAAAGATTTTGATTCCCGTGTATTGCGTTATAAG GTGCTTCCACCACTTTGTGCAGAACTTAGGAATTTGGTAATGCAACCAATGATATTGCCCATGGTTCTTACAATAGCAGAGTCCCAG GACAAAAATGATTTTGAGCTATCTACTTTACCTGCTCTTGTCCCTGTCTTGAGTACTGCTGTGGGTGAGACACTTTTGCTGCTTGTAAAGCATGCAGAACTTATAATAAACAAG ACAAGTCTGGAGCACTTGATAGCTCATGTCCTGCCCATGATTGTTCGGGcttatgatgataatgatgctCGCATTCAGGAGGAAGTTTTGAGAAAATCTGTTGTCCTTGCTAAGCAATTAGATGTTCAG CTAGTGAAACAAGCAATATTGCCTCGTGTACATGGCCTGGCTCTTAAGACAACTGTTGCTGCA GTAAGAGTCAATGCATTATTATGTTTGGGAGAATTGGTTCACAGTCTTGATAAACATGCTGTTCTCGATATCCTACAAACAATTAATCGTTGTACTGCAGTTGACCGTTCTCCTCCTACCCTTATGTGCACCCTTGGGGTTGCGAACTCAATCCTTAAGCAG TATGGAGTAGAATTTGCTGCAGAGCATGTCCTTCCACTGCTCACACCTCTTCTCACCTCCCAGCAACTAAACGTTCAGCAGTTTGCCAAATATATGCTCTTTGTCAAGGATATCTTGAG GAAGATAGAAGAAAAACGTGGAGTTACTGTTACAGATTGTGGAGGCTCAGAGGTAAAACCATCTGTTGCTGTCAATGGGATCCAGTCCCATGCCTCAAGCAAAATGAGCACTTCTACAACAAAGAGTAATCCAGCATGGGATGAAGATTGGGGTCTGATTACAAAGCAACCTGCTGCTTCCCTCCAAAATTCTTCGAACGATATTCCCATTTTCACTCAACTTAGTCTTAGCAACCAACCTATTCAAGTGACTTCTTCACAATCACAATCTTTGCCTATACCTGGAGTATCTAATCAGCAAACAGCAGTATCGTGCCCTCCAGTTGATATAGAATGGCCTCCTCGGGCATCTTCTGGAGCTCTGCCTCAATTTGGTGATGCTGAGAAGCAATTTAACACAGGATCATCATCTACTTCAACTTTTGATGACATAGATCCTTTTGCTAACTGGCCCCCAAGGTCTAGTGGCTCAGCAAGTGGTGTTGGGACTTCAAACAATGGCACAATAGGATTGTCTGCAACCAAATATGGGTCCAGCTCAATCCCAAATACATCAAACAGTATGAATTTTCAAAGCTACAACAATAGTAGTTGGGCCTTCGACACACAAAGTTCTATACAGAATCAAGGGAATTCCTTGACAAGCGGTAGTTTGGGTAGTGGGAGTCTTAATCCTCAGAGCTCCCTTGGGTTCTTGAAACAGAACCAGGGAACAGCGGCATCTAGTAATTACGATGATAAGAAACCAACGGACCTAGGATCCATATTTGCTTCCAGCAAGAATGAGCAGGGTGCACCTAGACTTGCTCCACCCCCATCAACTACTGTGGGTAGAGGTCGAGGAAGAGGAAGGGGGACTTCTCGGTCTAGTCAAGTCAAACCACCATCGTCTGAACAGCCACCACTTTTAGATCTGCTATAA
- the LOC107423449 gene encoding mannan endo-1,4-beta-mannosidase 5 yields MTGFCKTSLALAVLFLGSLVCEARVIPSHSEFVKTRETEFILNGSPFLFNGFNSYWMMHVAAQPSERYKISNAFREAADSGLRVCRTWAFSDGGDQALQISPGVYNEAVFQGLDFVVSEARKYGIKLILSLSNNYNDYGGRPQYVQWARNAGVHINGDDDFYANPVVKGYYKNHVKRVLTRINTISKIAYKDDSTIMAWELINEPRCQVDYSGKTLNAWVQEMASYVKSIDNKHLLEVGMEGFYGDSIPNRKQYNPGYQVGTDFITNNQIREIDFTTIHAYPDIWLSGQHDNAQMAFMQRWLASHLTDSKMVLKKPLVFAEFGKSEKDPGYSQSARDAFLSGVYNSIYDFARNGGIGGGLVWQILAEGMDSFDDGYEIVLSQNPLTASVIAQQSRKMTALEHTLNI; encoded by the exons ATGACAGGCTTTTGCAAAACAAGCCTTGCTTTAGCGGTCCTATTTCTTGGATCTCTAGTTTGTGAGGCTCGAGTAATTCCTTCACATTCAGAATTTGTTAAAACTAGAGAAACCGAATTCATCCTTAATGGTTCTCCATTCCTTTTCAACGGATTCAATTCGTATTGGATGATGCATGTGGCAGCTCAGCCAAGCGAAAGGTATAAGATCTCCAATGCCTTTCGTGAGGCTGCGGATTCCGGCCTCAGAGTCTGTCGGACATGGGCATTTAGTGATGGTGGTGACCAAGCTCTACAAATATCTCCTGGAGTTTATAATGAGGCCGTCTTTCAG GGACTTGATTTTGTGGTATCGGAAGCTAGGAAGTACGGAATCAAGTTAATTTTGAGTTTGAGCAACAACTACAATGACTATGGAGGAAGACCTCAGTATGTGCAATGGGCTAGAAATGCTGGCGTGCACATCAATGGCGATGATGATTTTTATGCTAATCCAGTGGTGAAGGGATACTACAAGAACCATGTCAAG AGAGTACTAACAAGGATCAATACCATCTCAAAAATAGCTTATAAAGATGACTCAACGATCATGGCTTGGGAACTAATCAATGAGCCCCGCTGCCAAGTTGATTACTCTGGCAAAACCCTTAAT GCCTGGGTTCAAGAGATGGCGAGCTATGTGAAATCCATCGACAATAAACACTTACTCGAAGTAGGCATGGAAGGTTTCTATGGGGACTCAATCCCAAACAGAAAGCAGTACAATCCTGGTTACCAAGTGGGCACAGATTTCATTACTAATAATCAGATTAGAGAAATTGATTTCACTACCATACATGCATATCCAGacatttg GCTTTCTGGACAGCATGATAACGCACAAATGGCATTTATGCAGAGGTGGCTGGCAAGCCACTTGACAGACTCGAAAATGGTTTTGAAGAAGCCTCTGGTTTTCGCTGAATTTGGGAAATCGGAGAAAGACCCAGGATATAGCCAAAGCGCTAGGGACGCTTTCTTGAGTGGGGTTTATAACAGCATCTACGACTTTGCAAGAAATGGAGGTATCGGAGGCGGTTTGGTTTGGCAAATTTTGGCTGAAGGGATGGATTCGTTTGATGATGGATACGAGATCGTTTTGTCCCAAAACCCATTGACGGCCAGTGTCATTGCTCAACAGTCGCGAAAAATGACCGCGCTTGAGCATACACTGAACATTTGA